The region TAATAGGCCGGTTTTATATGATGACTGAACCGACCATAAGCTCGGGTCCCGGTCGGACCGCCCGGTCCAGTCCGGTTTTTAGAACACTGTTTCTAACACACCCCGTCACGTCCAGGGCTGAACAAACTGGTACGTGGGATCAGCAGCAACGAGTGGCCCAAATAtgagaggtctccacaacaaacaacaaatgaatctaggatagactctgataccatatgaGAAATTTGGAGACCTATACGCAACTACAaaaactagctcaagagttgatgTTTGCACTACTCTTATAAAGGCTatttatgctctatctctagccaatgtgaaaCTTCTAAcaacattatttatactttttgttttcataaagcaataaaacaaaaatcagaaagtaataaaacaatttggatgagagagaaaaaatgtttttatgctaagaactcaaagaACTATGAACTCTACGTCAACCATCTCCAATGCTTAAGAACTTGGCTCTtggagcatctccaatgctagttcttagaggTAAGTTCTTAAGCACTATTTATGTGGCCTCGCACTGCCACATATGCTTAAACAACTTTTGCATATTTCGCTCCAACCACAAGTTCTTTACTTTGAGTTTTTAACACTATTTATTTGGTCCCACcacaccacattatttatactttttattttcataaagtagtAAAATAAagctcataaagtaataaaacaatttgaatgagaaagaaaaatatttttttttatgctaagaactcataaAGCTTTGTTGGGTGAATGTGCATTGAAAATTGTGATCTTGAATTTCAATGCTTCAAACGGACTttcaaactgaaaaccaaataGACGCTTAGTAGTTTGTTTAGTGATAAAACTAAGGTTTTCTTCCTCAAAGGGTTTATGTTATTGTTTCTCCATTGCAAGTCAAATTGTTGGCGTGGTGCTTATACGTTcttgggttaatggtcaaattagtgcATGATTTTGTAAACGAATTTGATTTTAGTTATTCGGTGGAAAAGTGATGGTAAAAAACAACgagtaattataaaaatgataccactaaacgtcattttttcactgagggactaaaatcaaactcacttGTTAAATCATGGACTAATTTGACAATTAACCGTACTTTCTTTCTAATGATGtgtgatgtgataggaaaaagatatagatatgaagagaaagtgaatgaaaatgagatgagagagaaagtgagttgtgaatgaatcaaaattcGAATAAATAACATGTTTGGTTTAAGGGTGGAATGCACTAGAATCACTTCTTTTAAGCTAGAAGTCTTAGGGTATGTTTGGTTTCAAGTCTGGCGCTACTAGACGTGAATCCATCCTTCCAAAAGCAACTGTGTGTTGCTTCAATTGGATCCCTACTAGACGTGGATCCACTTGTATTTTCCAAACACACTTAGCATCAGAATAAAAGTGTCTTGAATTGTAAAACTTCTGGCGGTTTAAGACCGCCACTAATATTGGTCAAAATACTACTATAAGTAAAGAATTAGTCTTTATCTAGATGTGGGAATAGATTAGGATGATAATAGGGGGCATGTAGCCTGTCTATTTAATAAAAAGACTCTcaaagtttttgaaaagtctatTTAATTAGTTTGAATAGGTTTAAGCCTAAAAGATAAGCCGACATGTTTTTACATATAGtttcaattatatttataatttttgaaagatgattatatttatattaatttaactaaaattttgttaaaaaaaaactttaactaaaatttaaaatatacaaTCATAATTCATAAGGGTGGGACTGGAAATAGGCCAAATAATTTTTATGGGCTTCGCCTATTGGACCTATGTTAACTGAAcccaaattgaaaaataaatacatAATTTTTGTCAATTCAAAAATCTATTTAGTTAAAATAAAGTTGGACTTAATCGTATTTTAAGCATGACATGTCAACCAATTGCTTAAATACTTAGATACTTATTTATAGTCTTAAACATGTTGGACTATTTAAATATCTAAACATATAAGTTTATTAGTGTAATGGGATTTAAAAATGTTTTTGGTAAATTTAGGCTTTTGAAAATGTTACACTAGATTCCAAAAATGACTTATTTTAACATACCAAATTCAGACCTTGAGTTTAGAAAGCAGGTTAGACTTAGAAAGTCCAACACAACACAACCTATATTTTATCCCTATGTGTAAGCATTTGATATGTTTAAAAATAGATTTATTTGAGTATATTTTACCTTGTTAGTCTATAAACTCGTTGGTCTATTTATTTATTGAGGTTTATCAGCCTAGTTAAACGTGACATTGTGAAATAGGCCTTAAACTTACTATCAGGTTGGGTAAGCCTAAAAAAATCCTATGATACGTAATAATCAGGTTGTCATAGATTTATTTTAGTATATAAAAACTTACCAAATTTCTGACGAACAATTTTTTTGTTGGTATACCAAAAAGAAAAGATTCCAAATTTCCCCATTTTAACCAGAattattgttttctttttttgtgaTAGAAATTATTTTCTAGAAAGGTTTAAAATCAGCTGGGCCCAGCAAAATCCTCAGAAAAAGGACAACTTGTTACATGTCCCAGAccacaaaaccaaaaccaagTTTACTAGCCTCTGATTGGTCATTAGAGTTTCCTTTGCCGCTAAGTATATCAATTAGACTAGTCCATTGCCAATAACATAACACAAACGACACAGTTCAGTGATGTCTCTCTCAATCAAACCAATAAAATCTAGCCAAACAAACCAAACAGTGAACAAACAACACAGTGTTGTAGTAACAGTAGTGTACACTATATACCCACGTGCCAAAGAAATATCTAACCCCGAATTCATTCTGTTTTATTAAAGAGAAATGTTAATTGTTACTAATAGTAAACGAgtataaattatatttcttcAGGATTGAACTCTTACCACGTAATTATCTTTAGTTCAACCATGTGAGCTACCCACCCTACCTAGAATTGAGTTCGATAACGTgagtttaagtttttttttttatataagtgACATGATTATATTTAAATACATTTACTCATAATTGATTTTCGTAACTAGAATTATAATGCATTTACACAAAATTGTATAAGCTATTTGGAGAAGCTACTCTAGATCAACTCAGTCAGATCCGCATAAGTTCGTAGAATCGATTCTTAAAATTAGTTTCCAAACCGGAGATCCACGTTTGGAGCTCGTATCATGTTTGAGAATTGCAACCGAACACAATCAGTAGTGTACACTGTACCCCACGTGTCAAAGAAAATATCTATAGCCCACACGTTTGAACCCAAAAGTCCAATAGAAACAACCATCCCTGGTTACAAACCAACCAACGTAACTGCCAAGAAACAacctaaaaaatatcaaaatcaaaatcaatgtcGGCGGCACACTGCTCATTCACAGTTTGCAAATTGCGAGCCCCACCATTGATTTTCAACTTCAATGGCCATACTCTTCCACCGCCATCATCAATCTACAGTCTCCACCCTTCACCGCCCTTTCACCCTTTTAAATttctcaccaccaccaccccttcACATTTTCATTCTACCCACCAAACACCCCGAAATCCCAGTGCTCACTATGAACCCGAACGATGAAAAATCTCCGAAATTTTCATCACCTTTGGACCCCTTTGATGCTCCATCTTCGATGGAGTTCGAAACTGGAGGTGGGTCTGTTCCGGTTCCGATGGGGTGCTTGCAGGGGACCCCTGTTCCGCCATTTCTGAGCAAGACTTTTGATTTGGTTGATGAACCTTCTCTGGATCCGATCATATCGTGGGGATCCAATGGTGTTAGCTTCGTGGTGTGGGATCCTTTGGAGTTTTCTAGGCTGGTTTTGCCTCGGCATTTCAAGCATAACAACTTCTCCAGTTTTGTTCGTCAGCTCAATACTTATGTGGGTATCATGCAGCCTCTAATGGCTAATGCAGTCTCTCTGTAactatttttctttctcttttttgatTGTATGTAACTAATCTCCCCCATACCCCCTTCttgtgtacttttttttttttaatgtagcTATGTTCTTTTGTTCACTATGTtcgttgatttttttttgtaattggGTTTGATGAAGATTGGCTATGTATATTTTGGTTGAACTAGTTGATGTATAAATTGGGAAtgtaacaaaaataattttgaggcATTTTGCTGGTGTATATATACTATATTGATTCTTATAATGGTTCTTGTTATGTTAAGAGATTATTTTTCCTATGGATTTGCTGAATGTATGTATTGATGTTCTTGTTATGTTTGTGCAGGGAGGTAGAGTtcttgttattattatttttttgttggttTTTCTCATTTGTTAGAGGCAGACTTGTGCTGATATTATACTCtttgtaatttgtaatttgtaattgGTACCTTGAGAtgtattttaataattattacTAATGGAAGTGTGTAATAAgaagatggttcagaacttcAGATGACTCCTACTGCTGGAAATGGCAACAGGAGAAATTTTTACCCTCCTGTAGAAGGAAACTCATCTTTAGCAGGTAGGGCTCAGAGTTTCTGTGGTGTGTTTGTGTGTTGCTataatttagatttttttactTATGCCTAGGCAAAGCTTGTTTTTGTTTCACAGATTGTATTCTCAATACAGCTAGCACTATCTGCTGATAATGGCTAAGTTTTGTTGTACTTAGAACACCTTGTTTTGCTTTGctagtttttcttcttttttgccTCATCTTTCTTGCCTATTTCTGCTCCATTGATTCTCAGTTAATTTGGTGTTTGTATCCAGGGATTCCGCAAGATTGACTCTGACAAGTGGGAGTTTTTCAATGATGCTTTCCAGCGAGGGAAGAAGCAGTTGCTGAAGAACATCCAAAGGCGCAGGACGCATCATTCTCAACAGGTTGGGAGCTATGttggatcttcttctgatgccgGGAAGTTCGGAGTTCAGGTTGAGATAGAAAAGCTGAGGAAGGAGAGGAGTGTGTTGATGCAAGAGGTGGTTGATTTGCAGCAACAGCAGCGAGAAACGGTTAAACATGCTGGTGAAGTGAATCAGAGGCTCCAATCTGCTGAGCAAAGGCAGAAACAAATGGTTTCTTTCTTGGCAAAGTTATTTCAAAACCCGAGCTTCTTAGCACGCCttaagcagaagaagaaggaacAAAGAGGTATAGAATCCCCAAGAGTGAGAAGAAAGTTTGTCAAACAGAATCCTTCAGAAACTCTCAAAGAAGACCAGATAGTGAGGTACCAACCCGATTGGGGAAATATAATCATGTCTTCTGAAACTCCTGAACTAAGTCCTGTTTCCGTTGAACATTCTCCTCACTACCTTTCACAGGATTTAGCAAGAGAAATGAGTGTAGGTGCAGAAGATTTGACTCCTCAAGTTGAGAATATTACATCAGATGAACTTGCTGCAGCACTGCCTGAGATTATGCCAACTCCAGAAATATTTGGAGATGGACCATCTAGCTTTAGACTTGAAGATACCTTAATGAAAGGGAAAAATGTCCTGAGTCCAAATCAAGAAATTCTTCCTGggtattttctttccttccctgaGGTTTCGGCCTCGGAGAAAGGCTTTGCTGAGTTTTCACCTCTTGAAACTGAAAGCATGATCAAGCAAGAAGACCTATGGGACCCTGAGTTCAATGTTGATGTTGctgcttcttcaagcagtgGGAATGAGCTTTGGGGAAATCATATGAATTATGGAGTTTCTGAATTTGGAGTCACAAGTGGTCTGTCAGAGTCAGACATGTGGGATATTGGCTTTGGAAGTTTGGGTATTGATCAGTGGCCAGTTGATGACGAAATAGctgttcagccaaaagaagATAGACCTAAGAATGAATAGGGGTTCATCTGCTCCTATGCACTTGTTGCTCCTGGGGTACTTGCTGTGTTTATAGTTCTCAGGGGCCATATTATTGAATAATTTGATTTATAATCAGTATTCATTCACCAACAttcattctttcttttttttccaatttttaaGACTAATTCTTTAAGTGTCAATACTTCTCTTTGTAAATTATTATGTTTTAGTTTTTGTTAGCTTCAAGTAAATCatactttttctttctcataAGGTAAGATTTACACATTGTCAGGTTTGTACCGCATGAGATAGGTATCATCAAACTTCTCTTTTGaacttagtgcatgtttgaaaaccaTTCCACAATTTCATtttgaaatcaaaatcaataatGGGGGAAAGCTTATGTGATTAGCTTCTaaatttcagaattgattttaatgaAAAAGTTGATAAAAAAACATGTATGTCTCTGTGTCCTGTTCTAACCTTGGACCAATGGTTCTTTGTTAATAAAGTGATCATGTAATGAACAAGGAAGAAAAGTAAACTttccaaaataaatatatttctctGCCCCTGGATTGCATGCACGATTCCAGGGAGCTACAATGTGGCAAGaataaaaagaattaaaaacAATTACATGTGTCAAAATCACAGTCTGTAATTTTTTATCATGTATTCAAACATGCACCATATTTATTAAGAAAATTCTAATGTGCATGTATACACACTAAATATATGAATGACATTCTTTTGCTCTGGTCATCCCATGACTGAACtacaattaaaatttcaaagcTCCGTGACACTTAAATCTAACCTTAACTCTACAATTTAAAATTAACCTAATAAAAAATGTAGACTtatttattttggaaaaaaaccaTCTTATGCTCACCCAAATTTTAAACAAATCAATTTAGAGTGTTTGTTTCAAAGAATTCTTTTTaccttccttttcttttccctCAAGCATCTCATGTCAATACAATGTTATAATCCATCACCATCTAATTAGAAATGAAATATATAGATACCAACATAAATGAACATGCGAACAACAGAATATGAAGTTACAACTAGCGATTCATGAAACTCATGGATTAAAACAAAATTTTGAGGGAAAAATTGTGCTGAAAATGAAATGAAGACAAAACTCTCACTTGTAGGGGAAATAAAGAATATTCATGTCACCTACGCGATAAGAAATTAGATATAATTTGATCCACTATGGATCACTTCATAATCAAAAGAAGACAACATGTGTAGTTTATAATATATTAagattcttcttccttcttccttttcGGTGCTTGTTCATCATTCTGGTTTTTCCGCTTGGCTTCTCGGCGCTCCCTCTTCACTCCCTTTGCTAAATTAGGTAAAGCCATTTCACCAATCTAAACAAATCACAAATTGGGATAACTAGTTAGATATCTATAAGTGAACAGAATAAGAACATAAGCACAGGTCATATCCCTATGACAGGAAATAACTACAACAGTTGCTTCAATCTTACCTTCTGATCTGGAATATaaacatttccaatctttccttCCAATGGATCCCCTTTAACATTCTTCTCCTGTGAGCAACAGAACAGATAAACAATTTAGAcatacaaattttattttacatcaACAGATAAACTAGAAAGGTTTAGACATTTTGCCAACCTTTTTCTTTGGCTTTTCTCTTGTAATTCTCATGGCTTCCTTCCTGATACTCTCATTAGGAGGACGATGCCGACGAATAACCAGATCCATGGAAGGGCCAACTTCAACCAATTCCATTCTTGGCACAGTGGTGCCTGATTTTTTCAGTCGCAATGCACAGTGAGTAAAAAATACCTTATTAGGAGATATGGCAGTACATACATATGCCCGGTCCACTCCAGCAAGATTCAGATTCTCTACAACCTGCATTAATAAGGTGTATCACATCTATTAAAATAATTCTGGGTGACAACAAGAGAGTGAGCAAGTCTAAGTAAAGCAAATATGCACCTCTCCCCGAAAAAGATCGAGCAAAACTTCCTTCAAATGTTTTAGCTCGTCCACAGCTTCAAATCCTTCTCcaataaaaacaataaaaggTTTCGTCCCTTCCTTTGGAGCTATTTTTTTATCATAATTAAATGACTCCAAGGGTTTAAATTTTTCAACCCCAACTTCTACTAGATCATAGACATGGTGATCATACATTCTCCCTATAACAAGGTTATCAGGTCGCTTCTTTGAGTGAGATCCATACTGCAAaatacaagaagaaaaaaagattaaGAAATGAAATAAGGAACTCAATTAATTTTAATAGGAAGAGGTGAAGAAGCCTATATCAAGATGTCAATTGCTATCATAAACTAACATCTATCATTCTCTACCTTTAAGTAATTTGGAAGAAAAATCCTTTCATTACAAGACTCAGAGCAATATTAGCACACACAATCTAAAGACAAGTCAAGTTGCCCCCCGATCATCCTTCATAGCTAAATGTGCATCACCCCAAACACCACCAAATTTAAATAGCTTAAGAACACAGTTCAAATTCTAACCCTCCACAACTTAGGTGCTTGAAGATggtaaacaacaacaacaaaaacaatatCCCACAAAGTAATGTCGGCTACATGGATCACACTTCGCCATTGAACTCGACCAAAACTGCTTGAAGATGGTAAACAACAACAActacatcaacaacaacaactacatcaacaacaacaactacatcaacaacaacaaaagccatATTCCACTAAGTAAGGTCGGCTACATAGATCACACTACGCCATTGAGCTCGATGGTAATCTAGCGTGTAAATATCTATGTAGTTATTTTAGTGAGTTAGTAATAATACTTTCAAGCAcagttaataaaaaaattaaaaaaccaatAGAAGCTCAACGAATCGAATAACTTGAGTTGCcacaaaaacacaaaaatcaggtaaataaaaaaacaccTATTTGTCAATATTAACAAGGGTTCAGAAAAATTGAGAAAATTACCACAAAGATGCTGCAATCAGTTTTAAGCGAAAAGAACTCCAAAGAAGTCTCGCCGCCACTCTCAAAGGGCTTAATGCTTTCATTCTTGCGGCTGTACTTGATGGAGTTTTCCTTCTTCAGGTGATGAATCTGAGCCAACACGGCGTTCAACACGCCGCTTGTCTTCGTCCCATGCAGTATAAGCGTCTTCTTCCCTGATTCAACCTGCAAACACACACACAGGTTACCCCTGATTCAATGAAAAACCATTTTCCCGGAAAATTCGAGGAAGAAGAGATGCTCACGAGTTTGGGAGCACGCTTCTCGAGCTCGCGTTTGCCCCGGCGCGTCTTGGCGGTTCTGATTTCCGACATCGCAGCCGTAGCGGAGGCAGAGACAACGTAACGTTGGGAGTGTGTGCTCTGCtttaggtttaggttttagggtttaagaATGGGGATTTTGTATTTTGATTCTTCCTCTTTCTGTCAATTTTGTAGGTCTGAAAAAACAtttgtatttataattttttgtacATTTATTTtgctataaaatatttaaatataaaataaacttTAACCTAGTGTTAAGGTAAACTATTATGGAGCTGTATTGTttcatgagattaatttctatgcacattcaatcacatccctccattttgttagctcataattaattttgaatttaataatatttaaaatatggaagattgtgattgaatgatggtgtaaaactttttacaccgtcggtgaaTAGAAATTAATCACTTGTTTTTATAACAGTTTTAAGATTttagaaatagaaaaagaaaaaattcatgTTTAGGATTTTTTTTCCTGAAAGTAAAAGATTTATTCGATGAACAAGGTGTAGAGAACAAGTTATCCCAACAAAGGTTGAAGTACAACGCCAATAATGAAATCCACGAAAAGTAACTTATGCCAGAATCACAACAATCCTATCAAAGTAAACATTGAAAAGAAAAACCgtcaaaatgaaaaatatgtatGCAATGGTAGTGTTTGGTAACAAAACAATAAAGAACATGATAGAATTCAAATTCCCTTGCGTATGTAATTATGAATCACGTAACATGTTATTGTTATAAGGCGTTGCCTAGAAGGTTTATATGAAGGCATTAACTTCAGAATAGGAAACTTGTATTTCAAAACTCCAAAGCAACGCTCAATTGTCATTCATAGGGATGAGTGTCTATAGTTGAATAACTCTTCACGGTTCTTAGGTTGCCTACCATGGCCTCTATATTTTTATGCATGATACTTTTCACCCCTGAAAGGTGGAAGAAAACCTCTAGTACATAAATAGCCTGGATCAACAAGATAGAAATGCTCTGCATTgtagaaaatatatattagttttaaatatttatttcatctaaagaaaataatttaattttaaatttactacCCACCTCTAGGTGGTCAAGAAAATTATGCTTAGGATTGGTAAGTGCAtccaaaaatattttaacaTCATGTGCACCCAATGAGAacctataaaataaaataaaataaatgaataaaatatgaAGTAAATACTAAATAATATTGCATACATACCTTGAACCACAGGTAGTACTTGTGGTTATTATTAATGCTATCAGACAATTCTGTAGAATCTGGTTTTATAAGCTCTTTCCCCAATCGACAGACTGCTcttaaaatttctttaaaagaACATGAAACTGTTTTTGTGGAATGCTGAAAGCGATCTGAGACAACCCTGTGCCGAACACTATGACCAATAATGAATAAGAACATTGCAATTTTTTCATCAACAAATACATCCCTTAAGTCACTTAAGTAGTTTTTCTCCCTTAGTACATTACAGAATCTAATAAAGCATGGCTTCTTCATTCGAAATAAATCAAAGCAAACTGTTCCTAATCCATTCAATATTTCATTAACAAATTCACGACCAAACAATTTAGAGTAGAAAAAGTCTTATTTTACATAATGCTTACAAATTAGCACGTCTGCTATACATATTTTTCTACACATATATAAACCCTAAACTGTTGTTCTTCGTTGCTGGTGTTCTTCTGAATAATATTTTGGGTTAAGTGTATTAACAAATCCCTTACTTATATTTTGCCAAGGGAACAAGTAAATGTGATTTATATATAGCCAATCCAACACATCTTAAGGTTGCAAAAGGAACGATGTATAATAGTCCGACAATTACTCTTCATAATTCTCCATTGCCATTGGACCATGTGAAAGTCTCCATTGATAAGGTCCCTGTGGGTAATGCACCTCTACCAATGTCACTTGAGAATGTAAATATTCTTATAGTACATGATGCATTAGGTGTTTTTTTGGCATGGCCAAAGTCTCTTGTGTCTTTAGCCACTATGGTAtgttaattgatgtttttctctttatttatctacttatactTATATGCTATTGGTTATTAATAG is a window of Lotus japonicus ecotype B-129 chromosome 5, LjGifu_v1.2 DNA encoding:
- the LOC130720395 gene encoding heat stress transcription factor A-3-like is translated as MAILFHRHHQSTVSTLHRPFTLLNFSPPPPLHIFILPTKHPEIPVLTMNPNDEKSPKFSSPLDPFDAPSSMEFETGGGSVPVPMGCLQGTPVPPFLSKTFDLVDEPSLDPIISWGSNGVSFVVWDPLEFSRLVLPRHFKHNNFSSFVRQLNTYGFRKIDSDKWEFFNDAFQRGKKQLLKNIQRRRTHHSQQVGSYVGSSSDAGKFGVQVEIEKLRKERSVLMQEVVDLQQQQRETVKHAGEVNQRLQSAEQRQKQMVSFLAKLFQNPSFLARLKQKKKEQRGIESPRVRRKFVKQNPSETLKEDQIVRYQPDWGNIIMSSETPELSPVSVEHSPHYLSQDLAREMSVGAEDLTPQVENITSDELAAALPEIMPTPEIFGDGPSSFRLEDTLMKGKNVLSPNQEILPGYFLSFPEVSASEKGFAEFSPLETESMIKQEDLWDPEFNVDVAASSSSGNELWGNHMNYGVSEFGVTSGLSESDMWDIGFGSLGIDQWPVDDEIAVQPKEDRPKNE
- the LOC130721205 gene encoding ribosome production factor 2 homolog: MSEIRTAKTRRGKRELEKRAPKLVESGKKTLILHGTKTSGVLNAVLAQIHHLKKENSIKYSRKNESIKPFESGGETSLEFFSLKTDCSIFVYGSHSKKRPDNLVIGRMYDHHVYDLVEVGVEKFKPLESFNYDKKIAPKEGTKPFIVFIGEGFEAVDELKHLKEVLLDLFRGEVVENLNLAGVDRAYVCTAISPNKVFFTHCALRLKKSGTTVPRMELVEVGPSMDLVIRRHRPPNESIRKEAMRITREKPKKKEKNVKGDPLEGKIGNVYIPDQKIGEMALPNLAKGVKRERREAKRKNQNDEQAPKRKKEEES